Proteins found in one Arvicola amphibius chromosome 18, mArvAmp1.2, whole genome shotgun sequence genomic segment:
- the Gtpbp10 gene encoding GTP-binding protein 10 isoform X1, which produces MVRCGCAWLRKYGNFIDNLRIFAKGGSGGMGYPRLGGEGGRGGDVWVVAHKHMTLKQLKNKYPQKRFVAGGGANSRVSALKGSKGKDCEIPVPVGVSVTDENGRIIGELNKEEDRMLVAKGGLGGKLHTNFLPLKGQKRIIHLDLKVIADVGLVGFPNAGKSSLLSQVSHARPEIADYAFTTLKPELGKIMYNDFKQISVADLPGLIEGAHMNKGMGHKFLKHLERTRQLLFVVDISGFQLSSVTPYRTAFETIILLTKELELYKEELQTKPALLAVNKMDLPDAQVKLDELMEQLQNPTDFLHLFEKSMLPEKAVEFQHIVPISAVTGEGIEELKSCVRKSLDKQDSTDGDVHHRKQLVHL; this is translated from the exons ATGGTGCGCTGCGGTTGCGCGTGGCTGAGAAAG taTGGAAATTTCATTGATAACCTAAGAATCTTCGCCAAGGGAGGAAGTGGTGGAATGGGTTACCCTCGTTTAGGTGGAGAAGGTGGAAGAGGTGGTGACGTCTGGGTCGTAGCCCATAAACATATGACTTTGAAACAACTTAAGAACAAATATCCTCAGAAACGCTTTGTGGCTGGAGGAGGAGCTAACAGTCG agTTAGTGCACTGAAGGGCTCCAAAGGAAAAGACTGTGAAATCCCTGTGCCTGTGGGTGTTTCAGTAACTGATGAAAATGGCAGAATTATAG GAGAACTCAATAAAGAAGAAGATAGAATGTTGGTTGCTAAAGGTGGCCTTGGTGGTAAATTACACACAAATTTCTTACCTTTGAAAGGCCAGAAGCGAATAATTCACCTTGACCTAAAAGTTATAGCTGATGTAGGCCTAGTAGG attcccaaatgctggaaaatCCTCTTTACTGAGTCAGGTTTCCCATGCAAGACCTGAGATTGCAGATTATGCAT ttaCAACACTAAAGCCCGAACTTGGAAAGATTATGTACAATGATTTCAAACAG ATTTCAGTAGCCGACCTGCCAGGTTTGATAGAAGGAGCACATATGAACAAAGGAATGGGCCACAAATTCCTCAAGCATTTAGAGCGAACCAGACAACTGCTCTTTGTT gTTGATATTTCGGGATTTCAGCTCTCTTCTGTAACTCCGTACAGAACTGCCTTTGAAACAATAATACTTCTTACAAAA gagtTGGAGTTGTACAAAGAGGAACTGCAGACAAAACCTGCACTCTTGGCAGTTAATAAGATGGACTTGCCTGACGCCCAGGTGAAGCTTGACGAACTGATGGAGCAGCTCCAGAACCCCACAG ATTTTCTGCATTTGTTTGAAAAAAGCATGCTTCCAGAGAAGGCTGTGGAGTTCCAACATATCGTGCCCATCTCTGCGGTTACTGGGGAAGGGATCGAGGAACTGAAGAGCTGTGTGAGGAAGTCGCTGGACAAGCAGGACAGCACAGACGGCGATGTACATCATCGGAAGCAGTTGGTCCATTTGTAG
- the Gtpbp10 gene encoding GTP-binding protein 10 isoform X2, giving the protein MVRCGCAWLRKYGNFIDNLRIFAKGGSGGMGYPRLGGEGGRGGDVWVVAHKHMTLKQLKNKYPQKRFVAGGGANSRVSALKGSKGKDCEIPVPVGVSVTDENGRIIGELNKEEDRMLVAKGGLGGKLHTNFLPLKGQKRIIHLDLKVIADVGLVGFPNAGKSSLLSQVSHARPEIADYAFTTLKPELGKIMYNDFKQISVADLPGLIEGAHMNKGMGHKFLKHLERTRQLLFVVDISGFQLSSVTPYRTAFETIILLTKELELYKEELQTKPALLAVNKMDLPDAQVKLDELMEQLQNPTGYGRGLRDVAAIESTRCGEGPEFGFQHPCQGLIAT; this is encoded by the exons ATGGTGCGCTGCGGTTGCGCGTGGCTGAGAAAG taTGGAAATTTCATTGATAACCTAAGAATCTTCGCCAAGGGAGGAAGTGGTGGAATGGGTTACCCTCGTTTAGGTGGAGAAGGTGGAAGAGGTGGTGACGTCTGGGTCGTAGCCCATAAACATATGACTTTGAAACAACTTAAGAACAAATATCCTCAGAAACGCTTTGTGGCTGGAGGAGGAGCTAACAGTCG agTTAGTGCACTGAAGGGCTCCAAAGGAAAAGACTGTGAAATCCCTGTGCCTGTGGGTGTTTCAGTAACTGATGAAAATGGCAGAATTATAG GAGAACTCAATAAAGAAGAAGATAGAATGTTGGTTGCTAAAGGTGGCCTTGGTGGTAAATTACACACAAATTTCTTACCTTTGAAAGGCCAGAAGCGAATAATTCACCTTGACCTAAAAGTTATAGCTGATGTAGGCCTAGTAGG attcccaaatgctggaaaatCCTCTTTACTGAGTCAGGTTTCCCATGCAAGACCTGAGATTGCAGATTATGCAT ttaCAACACTAAAGCCCGAACTTGGAAAGATTATGTACAATGATTTCAAACAG ATTTCAGTAGCCGACCTGCCAGGTTTGATAGAAGGAGCACATATGAACAAAGGAATGGGCCACAAATTCCTCAAGCATTTAGAGCGAACCAGACAACTGCTCTTTGTT gTTGATATTTCGGGATTTCAGCTCTCTTCTGTAACTCCGTACAGAACTGCCTTTGAAACAATAATACTTCTTACAAAA gagtTGGAGTTGTACAAAGAGGAACTGCAGACAAAACCTGCACTCTTGGCAGTTAATAAGATGGACTTGCCTGACGCCCAGGTGAAGCTTGACGAACTGATGGAGCAGCTCCAGAACCCCACAG GGTATGGGAGAGGACTCAGAGATGTCGCAGCCATTGAGAGCACACGCTGTGGtgaaggaccagagtttggtttccagcatccatgtcagggcCTCATAGCTACCTGA
- the Cldn12 gene encoding claudin-12: MGCRDVHAATVLSFLCGIASVAGLSAGTLLPNWRKLRLLTFNRNEKNLTVYTGLWVKCVRYDGSSDCLMYDRTWYLSVDQLDLRVLQFALPLSILIAMGALLLCLIGMCNTAFRSSVPNIKLAKCLVNSAGCHLVSGLLFFLAGTVSLSPSIWAIFYNTHLNRKFEPVFAFDYAVFVTIASSGGLFMTALLLFVWYCACRSLPSPFWQPLYSRAPGVHTYSQPYSSRSRLSAIEIDIPVVSHST, translated from the coding sequence ATGGGCTGCCGAGATGTGCACGCGGCCACAGTGCTCTCCTTCCTGTGTGGCATTGCCTCTGTAGCAGGCCTCTCCGCGGGGACTCTGCTTCCCAATTGGAGGAAACTGAGACTCCTCACGTTCAACAGAAACGAGAAGAACCTGACCGTTTACACCGGCCTGTGGGTGAAGTGTGTCCGGTACGATGGGAGCAGCGACTGCCTGATGTACGACCGCACCTGGTACCTGTCTGTGGACCAGCTGGACCTGCGTGTCCTCCAGTTTGCCCTGCCTCTCAGCATCCTGATCGCAATGGGTGCCTTGCTGCTCTGTCTGATTGGAATGTGTAACACGGCCTTCAGGTCCTCGGTGCCTAACATCAAACTGGCCAAGTGTCTGGTCAATAGTGCAGGCTGCCATCTGGTGTCTGGACTCCTGTTTTTCCTGGCCGGCACTGTGAGCCTCTCCCCATCCATCTGGGCCATCTTTTATAACACTCACCTCAACAGGAAGTTTGAGCCGGTCTTTGCCTTTGACTATGCGGTGTTTGTCACTATCGCTAGCTCAGGGGGTCTGTTTATGACCGCACTTCTTCTGTTCGTTTGGTACTGCGCGTGCAGATCTCTGCCCTCGCCGTTCTGGCAGCCGCTGTACTCTCGCGCTCCCGGTGTGCACACTTACTCTCAGCCCTACTCATCGCGCTCCCGCCTCTCCGCCATAGAAATCGACATTCCAGTCGTTTCACATAGCACTTAA